A genomic window from Streptomyces sp. NBC_00234 includes:
- a CDS encoding GNAT family N-acetyltransferase produces MNIQPRPFDHPDAVKLNDQVQLEYAERYGDEGDITPLDATMFDPPNGLYLLAYDESDRPVATGGWRTQDENDEGYSDGDAEIKRMFVVPEGRGHGLARRILATLEADARAAGRTRMVLETGDQQPEAIALYTSSGYETCAKFGHYRTYESSICMAKPLQQP; encoded by the coding sequence ATGAATATCCAGCCTCGGCCTTTCGACCACCCCGATGCCGTCAAACTCAACGACCAGGTCCAGCTCGAATACGCCGAGCGCTACGGGGACGAGGGCGACATCACACCCCTCGACGCGACCATGTTCGACCCGCCGAACGGGCTGTATCTACTCGCCTACGACGAGTCGGACCGCCCGGTCGCCACCGGCGGCTGGCGCACCCAGGACGAGAACGACGAGGGCTACTCCGACGGCGACGCCGAGATCAAGCGGATGTTCGTCGTGCCCGAGGGGCGCGGCCACGGCCTGGCCCGTCGCATCCTCGCCACCCTGGAAGCCGACGCGCGCGCCGCCGGCCGTACGCGCATGGTCCTGGAGACCGGCGACCAGCAGCCCGAGGCGATCGCCCTGTACACCTCCAGCGGCTACGAGACCTGCGCGAAGTTCGGCCACTACCGCACGTACGAGAGCAGCATCTGCATGGCCAAGCCGCTCCAGCAGCCCTGA
- a CDS encoding alpha/beta fold hydrolase, producing MEFTTRHGFGTDYDDLGPSGGLPVVLVHGHPFDRSMWQPQVDVLVRAGFRVIAPDLRGYGASGVVPGRTLLSDFADDVAELLDHLEVERAVVCGLSMGGQIAMEFHRAYGARVLGLVLADTSPVAETEEGKVFRNGMADRLLAEGMGGYADEVIGRMLAPYNVTELPEVAAHVRRMMRATAPEGAAAALRGRAERPDYRESLAAARVPVLVVVGADDGYTPVEEARDTHGLIPGSGLAVVERAGHLPNLEQPERFNAALLGFLACV from the coding sequence ATGGAATTCACCACGCGGCACGGCTTCGGTACCGACTACGACGACCTGGGCCCGTCCGGCGGGCTTCCCGTCGTCCTCGTGCACGGGCACCCCTTCGACCGGAGCATGTGGCAGCCGCAGGTGGACGTGCTCGTGCGGGCCGGATTCCGGGTGATCGCACCGGATCTGCGCGGCTACGGTGCCAGCGGTGTCGTCCCGGGCCGCACCCTGCTGTCGGACTTCGCGGACGACGTCGCCGAGCTCCTCGACCACCTGGAGGTGGAGCGGGCGGTCGTATGCGGGCTGTCCATGGGCGGGCAGATCGCCATGGAGTTCCATCGCGCGTATGGGGCGCGGGTCCTCGGGCTGGTGCTCGCCGACACCTCGCCGGTCGCCGAGACCGAGGAGGGCAAGGTCTTCCGCAACGGCATGGCCGACCGTCTGCTCGCCGAGGGTATGGGCGGGTACGCGGACGAGGTGATCGGCCGGATGCTGGCCCCGTACAACGTCACGGAGCTACCCGAAGTCGCCGCCCACGTCCGGCGCATGATGCGGGCCACCGCGCCCGAGGGGGCCGCCGCCGCCCTGCGTGGGCGGGCCGAGCGGCCCGACTACCGGGAGTCGCTCGCCGCTGCCCGGGTGCCGGTCCTGGTCGTCGTCGGTGCGGACGACGGCTACACGCCGGTGGAGGAGGCCCGGGACACGCACGGACTGATCCCGGGGTCGGGGCTCGCCGTCGTCGAGCGGGCGGGACACCTGCCCAACCTGGAGCAGCCGGAACGGTTCAACGCGGCTCTGCTCGGGTTCCTCGCCTGCGTGTGA
- the sepX gene encoding divisome protein SepX/GlpR, with the protein MSSSGLIYAVIVGAWAAYLVPMWLRRQDELNEARPTERFSTAIRLLSGRAAMERRYAKELEERTAEEATPDVDPDAATDRMDSVDVRAFAAPPAHTEARVHDPAHASERASGRPAPERQAPDSTPGERRAAQGRAPQERSAPPRRPRTSQADAERARRAQRSQVLARRRRTTVVLFLAFTLGAIVAAVGGLGFLWAPAVPAVLLSTYIVHLRAKERHRFAFTMDRRRAEMAAQRLRENRPRRHQPATTAPAEPDEEPEAGHPQPEPVPTVSPQEAGRRALVEQTDHAEWVDQQRERGRVQGDSWEPVPVPLPTYVTAPVAPRATGGVEVNDPETWSAARSSTAEPTQTGTSHPVAPPVDPAPRQRGSQSRRNRDRGRTPLFDQYDEGDRPRAANE; encoded by the coding sequence GTGAGCAGCAGCGGCCTCATCTACGCAGTCATCGTCGGGGCCTGGGCCGCCTACTTGGTGCCGATGTGGCTTCGCCGGCAGGACGAGCTCAACGAAGCGCGTCCGACGGAACGCTTCAGCACCGCCATCCGGCTGCTGTCCGGACGGGCGGCCATGGAGCGCCGGTACGCCAAGGAGTTGGAAGAGCGCACCGCCGAGGAGGCGACGCCCGACGTCGACCCGGACGCGGCCACGGACCGAATGGATTCCGTGGACGTCCGGGCCTTTGCCGCGCCTCCGGCGCATACCGAAGCCCGGGTGCACGACCCGGCGCACGCCTCGGAGCGTGCGTCGGGACGTCCGGCTCCGGAGCGCCAGGCGCCCGACTCCACGCCCGGGGAGCGCCGGGCGGCGCAGGGGCGCGCGCCTCAGGAGCGGTCTGCTCCCCCGAGACGCCCGCGCACCTCCCAGGCGGATGCCGAGCGCGCCAGGCGGGCCCAGCGCTCGCAGGTCCTGGCCCGCCGTCGGCGTACGACCGTCGTCCTCTTCCTGGCCTTCACCCTCGGCGCGATCGTCGCGGCGGTCGGCGGACTCGGGTTCCTGTGGGCCCCCGCCGTACCGGCCGTGCTGTTGAGCACGTACATCGTGCATCTGCGCGCCAAGGAGCGGCACCGGTTCGCCTTCACCATGGACCGGCGCCGGGCCGAGATGGCGGCCCAGCGGCTGCGCGAGAACCGCCCCCGCAGGCACCAGCCCGCGACGACGGCTCCCGCAGAGCCCGACGAGGAGCCCGAAGCGGGCCACCCCCAGCCCGAACCCGTACCCACCGTCTCCCCGCAGGAGGCCGGCCGCCGCGCCCTCGTCGAGCAGACGGACCACGCGGAATGGGTCGACCAGCAGCGCGAGCGCGGCCGGGTCCAGGGCGACAGCTGGGAGCCGGTGCCCGTGCCGCTCCCGACCTACGTCACCGCCCCGGTCGCCCCGCGCGCCACGGGGGGCGTCGAGGTCAACGACCCCGAGACCTGGAGCGCCGCGCGCTCCAGCACCGCGGAGCCCACCCAGACGGGCACCTCGCACCCCGTCGCACCTCCGGTGGACCCGGCGCCACGCCAGCGCGGCAGCCAGTCCCGCCGCAATCGCGACCGCGGCCGGACCCCGCTCTTCGACCAGTACGACGAGGGCGACCGCCCTCGTGCGGCCAATGAGTGA
- a CDS encoding GNAT family N-acetyltransferase yields the protein MTLRDGEIVLRPIKLRDQRVWREVNRRNRDWLRPWEATVPPPAPGGPVAQRPTYRQMVRHLRTEANAGRMLPFAIEYEGELVGQLTVAGITWGSMCSGHIGYWVDQGVAGRGVMPTAVALAVDHCFRTVGLHRIEVCIRPENVPSRRVVEKLGFREEGLRPRYLHIDGAWRDHLIYALTADEVPEGMLRRWHQSRPGTPRTPREMK from the coding sequence GTGACGCTCCGCGACGGCGAGATCGTCCTGCGCCCCATAAAACTGCGTGACCAGCGCGTCTGGCGTGAGGTCAACCGGCGCAACCGCGACTGGCTGCGCCCCTGGGAGGCGACCGTTCCGCCGCCCGCCCCGGGCGGCCCGGTGGCGCAGCGTCCCACGTACCGTCAGATGGTCCGCCATCTGCGCACGGAGGCGAACGCCGGCCGGATGCTGCCCTTCGCGATCGAGTACGAGGGCGAGCTCGTCGGCCAGTTGACGGTCGCCGGGATCACCTGGGGTTCGATGTGCTCGGGCCATATCGGCTACTGGGTCGACCAGGGCGTGGCCGGCCGGGGCGTCATGCCGACCGCCGTCGCGCTCGCCGTCGACCACTGTTTCCGCACGGTCGGGCTCCACCGCATCGAGGTGTGCATTCGCCCGGAGAACGTGCCCAGCCGGAGAGTCGTGGAGAAACTCGGATTCCGCGAGGAAGGGCTGCGTCCACGCTATCTCCACATCGACGGCGCCTGGCGGGACCACCTGATCTACGCGCTCACCGCGGACGAGGTTCCCGAGGGGATGCTGCGGCGTTGGCACCAGTCGCGACCCGGTACTCCGCGCACTCCCCGTGAAATGAAATAA
- a CDS encoding MogA/MoaB family molybdenum cofactor biosynthesis protein, which translates to MSGSGTGGAAAPYRALVVTASNRASAGVYADKGGPLIAEALGGLGFTVDGPQVVPDGDPVEAALRAGAAAGYDVIVTTGGTGISPTDRTPEVTRRVLDHEIPGIPEAIRAEGRDKVPTAALSRGLAGVADRTLIVNLPGSTGGVRDGLAVLGRLLVHAVDQLRGGDHPRPGSPS; encoded by the coding sequence ATGAGCGGGTCCGGAACCGGCGGGGCCGCTGCCCCGTACCGCGCCCTCGTGGTCACCGCGTCGAACCGGGCGTCCGCCGGTGTCTACGCCGACAAGGGCGGCCCGCTGATCGCCGAGGCCCTCGGCGGGCTCGGGTTCACCGTCGACGGACCGCAGGTCGTCCCCGACGGCGATCCGGTGGAAGCCGCACTGCGTGCGGGAGCGGCAGCCGGGTACGACGTGATCGTCACCACCGGCGGTACGGGCATCTCGCCGACCGACCGCACCCCCGAGGTCACCCGTCGCGTCCTCGACCACGAGATCCCCGGCATCCCCGAGGCGATCCGGGCCGAGGGCCGCGACAAGGTCCCCACCGCGGCGCTCTCCCGCGGTCTCGCCGGTGTCGCGGACCGCACGCTCATCGTGAACCTGCCGGGCTCCACGGGCGGCGTGCGCGACGGGCTCGCCGTCCTCGGCCGGCTTCTGGTGCACGCCGTCGACCAACTCCGCGGTGGCGACCACCCCCGACCGGGGAGCCCGAGCTGA
- the moaC gene encoding cyclic pyranopterin monophosphate synthase MoaC, which translates to MSTQNRLTHIDEAGAARMVDVSDKDVTTRVARASGRVLVSPRVIELLRGEGVPKGDALATARIAGIMGAKRTPDLIPLCHPLAVSGVNVDLGVADDAVEITATVKTTDRTGVEMEALTAVSVAALTVIDMVKAVDKAAVITDVRVEAKSGGKSGDYRRPSPEGADA; encoded by the coding sequence GTGAGTACGCAGAACAGGCTGACGCACATCGACGAGGCGGGCGCGGCCCGGATGGTCGACGTATCGGACAAGGACGTCACCACGCGCGTCGCCCGGGCCAGCGGCCGGGTCCTCGTCTCGCCGCGCGTCATCGAACTGCTCAGGGGCGAGGGCGTCCCCAAGGGGGACGCGCTCGCCACGGCCCGGATCGCCGGAATCATGGGCGCCAAGCGCACCCCGGACCTGATCCCGCTCTGCCACCCGCTCGCCGTCTCGGGTGTGAACGTCGACCTGGGCGTCGCCGACGACGCGGTGGAGATCACCGCCACGGTGAAGACCACCGACCGCACGGGCGTCGAGATGGAGGCCCTGACCGCCGTCTCGGTCGCCGCGCTCACCGTCATCGACATGGTCAAGGCGGTCGACAAGGCCGCCGTGATCACGGACGTCAGGGTCGAGGCGAAGTCGGGCGGCAAGTCCGGCGACTACCGGCGCCCGTCGCCGGAAGGAGCGGACGCATGA
- the glp gene encoding molybdotransferase-like divisome protein Glp, with product MSSTIWSVDEHLDDILGSVKPLEPIELQLPDAQGCVLVEDVMVEIALPPFDNSSMDGYAVRIADVEGASEEFPAVLTVIGDVAAGSEGLTGDQTVGPGEAARIMTGAPLPPGAEAVVPVEWTDGGTGEGPAATMRAHSDAPEGASGEVRVHRPVGARAHVRARGSDVQPGDLALRAGSVVGPPQIGLLAAIGRSTVKVRPRPRVVVLSTGSELVQPGEELTGGRIYDSNSFALTAAARDAGAIAYRVGAVADDAETLRATIEDQLIRADIVVTTGGVSVGAYDVVKEALSSVGDEDEPGSGIDFRKLAMQPGKPQGFGSIGPDHTPLLALPGNPVSSYVSFELFVRPAIRTLMGLDDVHRPKVTATLAADKALSSPAGKRQFLRGTYDAEAGTVTPVGGSGSHLIAALAQADALIVLPEDVTSAEPGTATEVILLR from the coding sequence GTGAGCAGCACCATCTGGTCGGTGGACGAACACCTGGACGACATCCTGGGCTCGGTGAAGCCGCTCGAACCCATCGAGCTGCAACTGCCCGACGCCCAGGGCTGCGTCCTGGTCGAGGACGTCATGGTGGAGATCGCCCTGCCGCCCTTCGACAACAGCTCGATGGACGGCTACGCGGTCCGGATCGCCGATGTCGAGGGCGCGAGCGAGGAGTTCCCCGCCGTCCTCACGGTCATCGGTGATGTCGCCGCGGGCAGCGAGGGGCTGACCGGTGATCAGACCGTGGGCCCCGGGGAGGCCGCCCGCATCATGACCGGCGCCCCGCTGCCGCCCGGAGCCGAAGCGGTGGTCCCGGTCGAGTGGACCGACGGCGGCACGGGCGAGGGCCCGGCCGCCACCATGCGCGCCCACAGCGACGCCCCCGAAGGCGCGAGCGGCGAGGTCCGGGTCCACCGCCCGGTCGGCGCCCGCGCCCACGTCCGGGCCAGGGGCAGCGACGTGCAGCCCGGTGACCTGGCGCTGCGCGCGGGCTCGGTCGTCGGACCGCCGCAGATCGGACTGCTCGCCGCGATCGGCCGCTCGACGGTGAAGGTGCGCCCCCGCCCCCGCGTCGTCGTCCTGTCCACCGGCAGCGAGCTGGTGCAGCCCGGCGAGGAGCTGACCGGCGGCCGGATCTACGACTCCAACAGCTTCGCGCTGACGGCCGCCGCCCGGGACGCGGGAGCCATCGCGTACCGGGTCGGCGCCGTCGCCGACGACGCCGAGACACTGCGGGCCACGATCGAGGACCAGTTGATCCGTGCAGACATCGTCGTCACCACCGGTGGCGTCAGCGTCGGCGCGTACGACGTGGTCAAGGAGGCGCTCTCCTCGGTGGGTGACGAGGACGAGCCGGGCAGCGGCATCGACTTCCGCAAGCTGGCCATGCAGCCCGGCAAGCCGCAGGGCTTCGGCTCGATCGGCCCCGACCACACGCCCCTGCTCGCGCTGCCGGGCAACCCGGTCTCCAGTTACGTCTCCTTCGAGCTGTTCGTCCGGCCCGCGATCCGCACCCTGATGGGCCTCGACGACGTCCACCGGCCGAAGGTCACCGCGACGCTCGCCGCCGACAAGGCACTCTCCTCGCCGGCCGGCAAGCGCCAGTTCCTGCGTGGGACGTACGACGCGGAGGCGGGCACCGTCACTCCTGTCGGCGGTTCCGGATCGCACCTGATCGCCGCACTCGCCCAGGCCGACGCACTGATCGTGCTGCCCGAGGACGTCACCTCCGCCGAGCCCGGCACGGCGACCGAGGTCATCCTGCTCCGCTGA
- the galU gene encoding UTP--glucose-1-phosphate uridylyltransferase GalU produces the protein MTQSPPRISKAVIPAAGLGTRFLPATKATPKEMLPVVDKPAIQYVVEEAVAAGLSDVLMITGRNKRPLEDHFDRNYELESALTRKGDGERLSRVQESSDLATMHYVRQGDPRGLGHAVLCAAPHVGDQPFAVLLGDDLIDPRDPLLSRMVDIQEREGGSVIALLEVDPAQIHMYGCAAAEPTAEGDVVRITGLVEKPDAADAPSNLAIIGRYVLDPSIFDILRHTEPGRGGEIQLTDALQLLAEDEKIGGPVHGVVFKGRRYDTGDRGDYLRAIVRLACEREDLGPDFRSWLRRYVTEEM, from the coding sequence ATGACTCAGTCGCCCCCCAGGATCAGCAAGGCCGTCATCCCGGCCGCCGGTCTCGGCACACGTTTCCTGCCGGCCACCAAGGCCACTCCGAAGGAGATGCTGCCGGTCGTCGACAAGCCCGCGATCCAGTATGTCGTCGAAGAGGCGGTGGCCGCCGGTCTCTCCGACGTGCTGATGATCACCGGCCGCAACAAGCGTCCTCTCGAAGACCACTTCGACCGGAACTACGAACTGGAGTCCGCGCTCACCCGCAAGGGCGACGGCGAGCGGCTCTCCAGGGTCCAGGAGTCCAGTGACCTGGCCACCATGCACTACGTACGTCAGGGCGACCCGCGCGGCCTCGGTCACGCCGTGCTCTGTGCCGCACCGCACGTCGGCGACCAGCCGTTCGCCGTTCTCCTCGGGGACGACCTGATCGACCCGCGCGACCCGCTGCTCTCCCGGATGGTCGACATCCAGGAGCGCGAGGGCGGCAGCGTCATCGCGCTGTTGGAGGTCGACCCCGCCCAGATCCACATGTACGGCTGCGCGGCGGCGGAGCCCACCGCCGAAGGCGACGTCGTGCGCATCACCGGCCTGGTGGAGAAGCCCGACGCGGCGGACGCGCCCAGCAACCTCGCCATCATCGGCCGGTACGTCCTGGACCCGTCCATCTTCGACATACTGCGTCACACCGAGCCGGGCCGCGGCGGCGAGATCCAGCTCACGGACGCGCTGCAGCTCCTGGCCGAGGACGAGAAGATCGGCGGACCGGTGCACGGTGTCGTCTTCAAGGGCCGTCGCTATGACACCGGCGACCGGGGCGACTATCTGCGTGCCATTGTCAGACTCGCGTGCGAACGTGAAGACCTGGGACCGGACTTCCGGTCCTGGCTGCGCAGATATGTCACCGAGGAGATGTAA
- a CDS encoding 5-formyltetrahydrofolate cyclo-ligase — protein sequence MNDETSGKASLRRELLAARALLTPEDVQEAAAVLASSASELPELSGARTVAAYVSVGREPGTLALLDTLRARDVRVLLPVLLPDNDLDWAAYEGPEHLVRAGRGLREPDGVRLGPAAVLDADAVLLPGLAVDGRGMRLGRGGGSYDRVLARLSAAGAHPALVVLLYANEVVARVPEEPHDHPVDAVVTPAGARRFSGRP from the coding sequence TTGAATGACGAAACATCAGGAAAGGCGTCCTTGCGACGCGAACTGCTCGCCGCCCGAGCCCTCCTGACTCCTGAAGACGTCCAGGAGGCCGCCGCGGTTCTCGCCTCGTCGGCATCGGAGCTCCCGGAGCTGTCCGGAGCGCGGACGGTCGCCGCCTATGTGTCCGTGGGGCGCGAACCGGGAACCCTCGCGCTGCTCGACACCCTGCGCGCGCGGGACGTACGGGTCCTGCTTCCGGTGCTGCTCCCCGACAACGACCTGGACTGGGCAGCGTACGAGGGGCCGGAGCACCTCGTACGGGCGGGCCGCGGACTGCGGGAACCGGACGGCGTACGCCTCGGGCCCGCCGCCGTACTGGACGCGGACGCCGTCCTGCTGCCCGGCCTGGCGGTGGACGGGCGTGGGATGCGGCTGGGACGGGGCGGCGGCAGCTACGACCGGGTGCTGGCCCGGCTGTCCGCGGCCGGGGCGCATCCCGCGCTCGTCGTCCTGCTGTACGCGAACGAGGTGGTCGCGCGGGTCCCGGAGGAACCGCACGACCACCCCGTGGACGCCGTGGTGACGCCGGCCGGAGCGCGGCGTTTCAGCGGAAGACCCTAA
- a CDS encoding penicillin acylase family protein: protein MPANTTASSGSSDAKKPGRKKGRRARLLVIVLVLALVAGVGYGAFWSVSTVRASYPQTTGSIELDGLGADVDVRRDDYGIPQIYADSDADLFRAQGFVQAQDRFWEMDVRRHMTSGRLSEMFGSGQVETDAFLRTLGWRQVAQKEYDTVLDADTKKNLQSYAEGVNAYLKGKDGKDISVEYAALGLTNDYKPTEWTPVDSVAWLKAMAWDLRGNMQDEIDRSLMTSRLSAKQIEDLYPDYPFEKHRPIVEQGAISPVTGKFDPAAQPSDDIGTGAGTAAGATQGLSTQLSSLADTLDEIPALLGPNGSGIGSNSWVVSGRYTTTDKPLLANDPHLAPMLPSLWYQMGLHCRTVSASCQYDTAGYTFSGMPGVIIGHNQDIAWGFTNLGADVTDLFLEKISGEGYQYDGKVKAFTTREETIKVAGGKDRHITVRETNNGPLVSDRSNELEKVGQKAPVTNSAPDRGEGYAVALKWTALQPGKSMDAVFELNRAKDFKTFRAAAEHFEVPSQNLIYADTQGNIGYQAPGTIPVRVNGDGRLPSPGWTSEYGWKKEPIPFDELPYEYNPERGYIVTANQAVIDEKYPHMLTEDWGYGARSQRINDLIAKKIDGGEKISTDDMQKMQMDNSSEIAALLVPKLMKISVSDKHVREGQKLLEGWDYTQDSDSAAAAYFNAVWRNILKLAFGNKLPKELRVEGDCLNVPPAKSTGPVDEQKKLVRECGQRDADSAQPDGGDRWYQVVQNIVEDQDNQWWKVPAKGREDALDSRDDLFGRAMEDARWELTAKLGKDMSTWSWGRLHQLTLRNQTLGTEGPALLQRALNRGPWNLSGGEAAVDATGWNAAGGYEVIWVPSMRMIVNVGDWDKSRWINLTGASGHAFSAHYTDQTDKWADGELLDWSFGKDAVEQSTVDRLTLKKP, encoded by the coding sequence ATGCCCGCCAACACAACCGCCTCTTCCGGTTCTTCCGATGCGAAGAAGCCCGGCAGGAAGAAGGGGCGACGCGCCCGCCTGCTCGTGATCGTCCTGGTGCTGGCGCTTGTCGCGGGTGTCGGCTACGGCGCGTTCTGGTCCGTTTCCACGGTGCGGGCCTCCTACCCGCAGACCACCGGCTCGATCGAACTCGACGGTCTCGGCGCCGATGTGGACGTCCGCCGCGACGACTACGGAATCCCGCAGATCTACGCGGACTCCGACGCCGACCTCTTCCGCGCCCAGGGCTTCGTACAGGCCCAGGACCGCTTCTGGGAGATGGACGTCCGCCGTCACATGACGTCCGGCCGGCTCTCCGAGATGTTCGGTTCCGGTCAGGTCGAGACCGACGCCTTCCTGCGCACCCTCGGCTGGCGCCAGGTCGCGCAGAAGGAGTACGACACCGTCCTCGACGCGGACACCAAGAAGAACCTCCAGTCCTACGCGGAGGGTGTGAACGCGTACCTGAAGGGCAAGGACGGCAAGGACATCTCCGTCGAGTACGCGGCGCTGGGGCTGACCAACGACTACAAGCCCACCGAGTGGACCCCGGTCGACTCGGTCGCCTGGCTGAAGGCCATGGCCTGGGACCTGCGCGGCAACATGCAGGACGAGATCGACCGCTCCCTGATGACCAGTCGGCTCAGCGCGAAGCAGATCGAGGACCTGTACCCGGACTATCCCTTCGAGAAGCACCGGCCGATCGTCGAGCAGGGTGCGATCTCCCCGGTGACCGGGAAGTTCGACCCGGCCGCCCAGCCGTCGGACGACATCGGCACCGGTGCCGGCACCGCGGCGGGCGCCACCCAAGGCCTCAGCACGCAGCTCTCCTCGCTCGCCGACACCCTCGACGAGATCCCCGCACTGCTCGGCCCGAACGGCAGCGGCATCGGATCGAACTCCTGGGTCGTCTCCGGCAGGTACACGACGACGGACAAGCCGCTGCTCGCCAACGACCCGCACCTGGCGCCGATGCTGCCCTCGCTCTGGTACCAGATGGGGCTGCACTGCCGGACCGTCTCGGCGTCCTGCCAGTACGACACCGCCGGCTACACCTTCTCCGGGATGCCCGGCGTCATCATCGGCCACAACCAGGACATCGCCTGGGGGTTCACCAACCTCGGCGCCGACGTCACCGACCTCTTCCTGGAGAAGATCTCCGGTGAGGGGTACCAGTACGACGGCAAGGTGAAGGCGTTCACGACCCGCGAGGAGACCATCAAGGTCGCGGGCGGCAAGGACCGTCACATCACGGTCCGCGAGACCAACAACGGCCCCTTGGTCTCCGACCGCAGCAACGAGCTGGAGAAGGTCGGCCAGAAGGCCCCCGTCACCAACTCGGCCCCGGACCGCGGCGAGGGGTACGCGGTCGCCCTGAAGTGGACCGCGCTGCAGCCGGGCAAGTCCATGGACGCCGTGTTCGAGCTCAACCGGGCCAAGGACTTCAAGACGTTCCGGGCGGCGGCCGAGCACTTCGAGGTGCCCTCGCAGAACCTCATCTACGCCGACACCCAGGGCAACATCGGCTACCAGGCCCCCGGGACGATACCGGTCCGCGTCAACGGCGACGGCAGGCTGCCGAGCCCCGGCTGGACCTCGGAGTACGGCTGGAAGAAGGAGCCGATCCCCTTCGACGAGCTGCCCTACGAGTACAACCCGGAGCGCGGCTACATCGTCACCGCCAACCAGGCCGTCATCGACGAGAAGTACCCCCACATGCTCACCGAGGACTGGGGATACGGCGCCCGCAGCCAGCGGATCAACGACCTGATCGCGAAGAAGATCGACGGCGGCGAGAAGATCTCGACCGACGACATGCAGAAGATGCAGATGGACAACAGCAGCGAGATCGCCGCCCTGCTGGTGCCCAAGCTGATGAAGATCAGCGTCTCCGACAAGCACGTCCGCGAGGGACAGAAGCTGCTGGAGGGCTGGGACTACACCCAGGACTCCGATTCGGCGGCTGCCGCCTACTTCAACGCGGTCTGGCGCAACATCCTCAAGCTGGCCTTCGGCAACAAGCTCCCCAAGGAACTGCGCGTCGAGGGCGACTGCCTGAACGTGCCGCCGGCCAAGAGCACGGGCCCGGTGGACGAGCAGAAGAAGCTCGTACGCGAGTGCGGCCAGCGTGACGCGGACTCGGCGCAGCCGGACGGCGGCGACCGCTGGTACCAGGTCGTCCAGAACATCGTGGAGGACCAGGACAACCAGTGGTGGAAGGTTCCCGCCAAGGGCCGGGAAGACGCACTCGACAGCCGTGACGACCTCTTCGGGCGTGCCATGGAGGACGCCCGCTGGGAGTTGACCGCCAAGCTCGGCAAGGACATGTCCACCTGGAGCTGGGGCCGGCTGCACCAGCTGACCCTGAGGAACCAGACCCTCGGTACCGAAGGCCCGGCCCTGCTCCAGCGGGCCCTCAACCGCGGACCGTGGAACCTGAGCGGTGGCGAGGCCGCGGTCGACGCCACCGGCTGGAACGCGGCGGGCGGTTACGAGGTCATCTGGGTGCCCTCGATGCGGATGATCGTGAACGTGGGGGACTGGGACAAGTCCCGCTGGATCAACCTGACCGGTGCCTCCGGGCACGCGTTCAGCGCGCACTACACCGATCAGACCGACAAGTGGGCCGACGGAGAACTGCTCGACTGGTCCTTCGGCAAGGACGCGGTCGAGCAGTCCACGGTCGACAGGCTGACGCTCAAGAAGCCTTAG